The Deltaproteobacteria bacterium genome includes the window AACAGGATGACGGTCAGGGTCAGGATGCCGTAGCGAAGGCCGTTGTGCGGCCTGGAGAATTCAAAACGTTTTTTAGCCTCTTTTTTTCTGGCCACGTAGCCGGTCAGGTCCTGGAATGTTCCCAGAGGACAGATGGTCGAGCAATAGACCCGGCCCAGGAGGACGGTCAAAACGACCACGATGACCCAACCCGTCGCGCCCAGGGCCGCCGTGATCAGGAACTGCAGCAGGGAAGGGGCAAATTGGAGGAAGAGAATCCCTTGGCCGACCGATGCGGGGATCATGTTCCGGAAATCGAGAAACACAAGGGCGATGAGGGTGAAGAACAGGGTCGACACCCCCACGCGCAGCCACTTCAACCAATGCAGTCCCATGCCTTCACATCTTGATGCGATGTATGGCCAAGGCACTCAGGTCCATTTGCCCCACGTTCATTTCGGCCGCCAGACGGATGTGGCGGATGTCCCCGGGTTCGTCACCGAAAAGTTTCGCGGCGGCGGCGTCGGCGGCCACCGGGTCCGTGGAGACGATGAGCGATTTCATGGGAACCACGTCGGCCACGGACACTCCCCGGGGGCCGTTGCGCTTCATGACGTTGAAGGCGTCGACAACGGTCAGGGTCGGTTTGTGGGTGGAGGCGAAATCGGCGATGCATTGATGGAGGTCGTTGCGGTGCCAGTATCCGCGGTCCCAGACCACGCCCATGAGGTTCTTCATGCCAATGGTCAATCTGGTCGAACTATGGTGCTTCAAAACCGGGACATTGATGAACACGTCGGCATCGAGGACGAGTTCGTGGACCTTGACCTCGGTCAGGCGCCGGGCATGGGGGATGGCGATCTTCTGGTAGTAGCCTTCGCTGTCGCCGGAAACGATCTTCCCGCCGACGTCCTTGACGGCCCCCTCGATGCCGCTGTTCTTGTAACTCCTCACCCAATGGTCACAGGTGTGGTCGAAGACGTAGACGTCCTTGGCCCCGGCCTGCAGGCAATGGTCGACGATGCGGGCCACGAGGTTCGGGTTGGTGTTTCCGGCCCGTTCGGGCCCGACGTCCCAGCCGATGTTCGGCTTGACCAGAACCTTGTTTCCCTTGGCCACGAAGGTCTTCATGCCTCCGAGAGAGGCCATGGCCAGGTCGAACATGGCCCCAGGTTCGCCGCCCTTGACGGCCACAAGGTCGAATTTTTCCAAGTTTGACGGCTCGGACGTCGAGGCCAGGGCGACATAGGGCCGCAGGGCCAATGCCGTTCCGGCGACGATGCCGCCGGCGATGGATTTTTTCAGGAATTCGCGTCGGTCCATGATTCCCTCCGATTCGGCCCCGGGATTGTTCCCGAAGGCGGCCTGTTTCGTTT containing:
- a CDS encoding DUF362 domain-containing protein, producing MDRREFLKKSIAGGIVAGTALALRPYVALASTSEPSNLEKFDLVAVKGGEPGAMFDLAMASLGGMKTFVAKGNKVLVKPNIGWDVGPERAGNTNPNLVARIVDHCLQAGAKDVYVFDHTCDHWVRSYKNSGIEGAVKDVGGKIVSGDSEGYYQKIAIPHARRLTEVKVHELVLDADVFINVPVLKHHSSTRLTIGMKNLMGVVWDRGYWHRNDLHQCIADFASTHKPTLTVVDAFNVMKRNGPRGVSVADVVPMKSLIVSTDPVAADAAAAKLFGDEPGDIRHIRLAAEMNVGQMDLSALAIHRIKM